One Cardinium endosymbiont cEper1 of Encarsia pergandiella genomic region harbors:
- the secA gene encoding preprotein translocase subunit SecA, which produces MIPSFVLTYTKMLNQLFTRIFTSKKEKQLRFYKQKVEEINQIYTLLQSLSHDALREKVTAIRQEIAAHLQPIRSEMEQLNKSADEPLTDALAIANIRIDQYKRLEQLKKQHKAALATILDQVLPPVFAIVKETARRFRDHSALSVSLHPHDQAIAASKSYVTIEGDKAIWHNQWQVSGHRVVWEMVHYDVQLIGGMVLHQGKIAEMATGEGKTLITTLAAFLNALSHQGVHVVTVNDYLAKRDAEWMAPIFEFHGFTVDCIDNYMAYSIGRQRAYQADIIFGTNNEFGFDYLRDNMVTDASDLVQRAHYFAIVDEVDSVLIDDARTPLIISGPVEESDEHIYKELAPKIAQLYTLQKQLVIKLLQEAKQKIKEGDIEAGGLALFRAYRGLPRYKPLIKFLSEKGMRQILDKIESYYIQENAKMMPQADEPLFFSIDERNNNVEITEKGLAYLTEQEKDSSFFILPDVAAHIGAIENDTTLTYEESIAQRSYFQQAYKVKAQRIHALHQLLKAYSLFEKDVAYIVAEGKVKIVDEQTGRVLEGRRYSDGLHQALEAKEGVHIEKPSQTYASITLQSYFHMYDKLAGMTGTAETDSEEFWDIYGLAVVPVPTHRPLLREDREDKIYKTAREKFNAIIEEIVALSTQGRPVLVGTTSVEISELVSKMLDFRKISHQILNAKHHQKEAEIVAQAGMAGTVTIATNMAGRGTDIKLTQASKVAGGLAIIGTERHESRRVDRQLRGRSGRQGDPGSSQFFLSLEDNLMRLFGSDRIAAIMDRIGLEEGEVIQHSMVSRSIERAQKKVEQNNFAMRKRLLEYDREMGTHRNAVYQRRTHALLGEGVEVDIMNMLYDTVTNIIEHENSKLEASALNPIFFAVFGILDAFSTSFFVGKKKEALIEAIYQRLTTLYYERMTTLQEELFSYFKQSIVGSNHHLEAPFFDGKIYINATVDPVTFMASRGRKLVKNLECIVVLHVIDQHWKSHLRTMDDLKQSVQNAIYERQDPIITFKFEAYHLFRKFMATVSQEIIAFLFHAPLYVQLPLKKVMEDPLDKKE; this is translated from the coding sequence ATGATCCCTAGTTTTGTACTCACTTATACAAAGATGCTCAATCAACTTTTTACCAGAATTTTTACTTCAAAAAAAGAAAAACAACTCCGTTTTTATAAGCAAAAAGTAGAAGAAATCAACCAAATTTATACATTGTTACAGTCTCTTTCCCATGATGCATTACGGGAAAAAGTTACAGCGATTCGTCAAGAGATAGCTGCCCATTTACAGCCTATTAGGTCTGAAATGGAACAACTCAATAAATCAGCGGATGAACCATTGACCGATGCTTTGGCTATAGCTAACATAAGGATCGACCAATATAAACGATTAGAGCAGTTAAAAAAGCAACACAAAGCAGCATTGGCCACCATTTTAGATCAAGTATTGCCACCTGTTTTTGCCATTGTAAAAGAGACCGCGCGCCGTTTTAGAGATCATAGCGCCTTAAGCGTGTCGTTGCATCCGCATGATCAAGCCATTGCGGCCAGTAAGTCTTATGTGACCATAGAGGGCGATAAAGCCATTTGGCACAATCAATGGCAGGTAAGTGGCCATAGGGTTGTTTGGGAAATGGTACACTACGATGTCCAATTGATAGGCGGAATGGTTTTACACCAAGGAAAAATAGCTGAAATGGCTACAGGCGAAGGTAAGACCTTGATTACAACCTTAGCTGCCTTTTTAAATGCATTAAGCCATCAAGGGGTTCATGTGGTTACCGTCAATGATTACTTGGCCAAAAGAGATGCGGAATGGATGGCACCTATTTTTGAATTTCATGGTTTTACAGTGGATTGTATAGATAACTATATGGCCTACTCTATTGGACGCCAACGTGCCTATCAGGCAGATATTATATTTGGTACCAATAATGAATTTGGCTTTGACTACCTTAGAGATAATATGGTAACAGATGCTAGCGATTTGGTACAACGTGCACACTATTTTGCTATTGTAGATGAGGTTGATTCTGTACTTATTGATGATGCTAGAACACCGCTTATTATTTCAGGTCCCGTAGAAGAGAGTGATGAGCATATTTATAAAGAGTTGGCGCCTAAGATTGCACAATTGTATACACTACAAAAGCAACTAGTGATTAAGCTGCTACAAGAAGCCAAGCAAAAAATAAAAGAAGGCGACATAGAAGCAGGAGGACTTGCCCTTTTTCGTGCCTACAGAGGCTTGCCTAGATATAAACCTTTAATTAAATTCCTTAGTGAAAAAGGCATGCGTCAGATCTTAGATAAGATAGAATCTTACTACATACAAGAAAATGCTAAGATGATGCCTCAAGCCGACGAACCTCTTTTCTTTTCGATTGATGAAAGAAACAACAATGTTGAAATCACTGAAAAAGGGTTGGCTTATTTAACGGAGCAAGAAAAAGATTCTTCCTTTTTTATATTACCAGATGTAGCAGCCCATATTGGAGCTATTGAAAACGACACGACCTTAACCTATGAAGAAAGCATTGCGCAGCGTTCTTATTTTCAACAAGCCTATAAGGTAAAAGCACAACGGATTCATGCCTTGCATCAATTATTAAAAGCCTATTCTTTATTTGAGAAGGATGTGGCCTATATTGTAGCTGAAGGGAAGGTAAAAATTGTAGATGAACAAACCGGTCGGGTATTAGAGGGTCGTAGATATTCAGATGGTCTACATCAAGCCTTAGAAGCAAAAGAGGGGGTTCATATTGAGAAACCTTCTCAGACCTATGCCTCTATTACCCTTCAAAGCTACTTCCATATGTATGATAAGCTAGCCGGTATGACGGGTACAGCTGAAACAGATTCAGAAGAATTTTGGGATATTTATGGTCTTGCGGTAGTACCTGTTCCAACCCATAGGCCATTGTTACGGGAAGACAGGGAAGATAAAATTTACAAAACAGCACGAGAAAAATTTAATGCCATCATTGAAGAAATTGTCGCCTTATCTACTCAAGGACGACCAGTTTTAGTGGGTACTACTTCAGTAGAAATATCTGAATTAGTGAGTAAAATGCTTGATTTCCGCAAAATTTCTCATCAAATTTTAAATGCAAAACATCATCAAAAAGAAGCAGAAATAGTGGCACAAGCCGGTATGGCGGGTACGGTTACGATTGCCACCAATATGGCAGGTCGTGGTACCGATATTAAATTGACCCAAGCTTCAAAAGTAGCCGGTGGGTTGGCTATTATTGGTACGGAACGTCATGAGTCCAGGCGTGTAGATAGACAGTTGCGTGGCCGTTCTGGACGACAAGGCGATCCAGGTTCTTCTCAATTTTTTCTTTCCTTAGAGGATAATTTAATGCGTCTCTTTGGTTCTGATAGAATTGCGGCTATAATGGATAGAATTGGTTTGGAAGAGGGAGAAGTTATTCAGCATAGCATGGTCAGTAGATCTATTGAAAGGGCACAAAAAAAAGTAGAACAGAATAACTTTGCTATGCGCAAACGTTTGTTAGAGTATGACCGTGAGATGGGTACCCATCGCAATGCCGTCTACCAGAGACGGACCCATGCTTTATTAGGCGAAGGCGTTGAAGTGGATATTATGAATATGCTCTACGATACGGTAACCAATATTATAGAGCATGAAAATAGTAAACTAGAGGCAAGCGCTCTAAATCCTATTTTTTTCGCTGTATTTGGCATTTTAGATGCTTTTTCAACATCATTTTTTGTAGGTAAGAAAAAAGAAGCCCTTATAGAAGCTATCTATCAGCGGTTGACAACGCTATATTACGAACGCATGACCACATTGCAAGAAGAGCTGTTTTCCTATTTTAAGCAGTCCATTGTAGGCAGTAATCATCACTTGGAAGCTCCTTTTTTTGACGGTAAAATTTATATTAACGCCACGGTTGATCCTGTTACTTTTATGGCTTCTCGTGGAAGAAAATTAGTTAAAAATTTAGAATGCATCGTTGTGCTTCATGTAATTGATCAACATTGGAAAAGTCATTTGCGCACTATGGACGATTTAAAACAGTCGGTGCAAAATGCTATTTATGAGCGGCAAGACCCTATTATAACCTTTAAGTTTGAAGCTTACCATTTATTTAGAAAATTTATGGCTACGGTAAGTCAAGAAATTATTGCTTTTTTGTTTCATGCTCCGCTTTATGTACAGTTGCCATTGAAGAAGGTTATGGAAGACCCATTGGATAAAAAGGAATAG
- the recA gene encoding recombinase RecA — translation MTDHTEKLKALQITIDKLEKTYGRGAVMRLSDNHVVDIPVISTGSLGLDLALGVGGIPRGRIIEIYGPESSGKTTLSLHCIAEAQKKGGLAAFIDAEHAFDKTYAERLGIDTENLLIAQPDDGEQALEIAEHLIRSGSIDILVVDSVAALVPRSELEGDMGDSKMGLQARLMSQALRKLTGTINKTGCACIFINQLREKIGVLFGNPETTTGGNALKFYASVRLDIRSITALKESDGRVLGKRTRVKIVKNKVAPPFRVVEFDIVYGEGISKVGELIDIGVELGIVKKAGSWFSYEDHKLAQGREASKELLNGHPELFKKIEADIKAKIAQAMDKASKI, via the coding sequence ATGACGGATCATACAGAAAAATTAAAAGCGTTACAAATCACCATTGACAAGTTAGAAAAAACATATGGCCGGGGAGCAGTTATGCGATTAAGTGACAATCATGTGGTAGATATTCCAGTCATTTCCACAGGCTCTCTGGGTTTAGACCTGGCGCTAGGCGTAGGTGGGATACCACGTGGAAGAATTATTGAAATTTATGGACCAGAATCTTCTGGAAAAACGACACTTTCTTTACACTGTATTGCAGAGGCGCAAAAGAAAGGTGGGTTAGCTGCATTTATTGATGCCGAACATGCTTTTGATAAAACCTATGCCGAGCGTTTGGGTATAGATACAGAAAATTTGCTTATCGCCCAACCAGATGATGGGGAACAAGCGCTAGAAATAGCCGAACATCTGATTCGTTCTGGTAGCATAGACATCTTAGTTGTTGATTCTGTAGCCGCACTAGTGCCACGTAGTGAACTAGAGGGGGACATGGGTGATAGCAAAATGGGATTACAGGCACGTTTGATGTCACAAGCTTTGCGCAAACTTACCGGAACGATTAATAAAACAGGATGTGCTTGCATTTTTATCAATCAACTTAGGGAAAAAATTGGTGTGCTATTTGGTAACCCAGAAACCACTACAGGTGGCAACGCATTAAAATTTTATGCCTCTGTTCGCCTGGATATTCGTAGTATAACCGCACTAAAGGAGAGTGATGGAAGGGTATTAGGGAAACGCACCCGGGTTAAGATTGTAAAAAACAAAGTAGCACCTCCTTTTCGAGTGGTTGAGTTTGACATTGTCTATGGAGAAGGCATTTCTAAAGTTGGTGAACTTATTGATATTGGTGTAGAATTGGGTATAGTGAAAAAAGCTGGATCCTGGTTTTCCTACGAAGATCATAAACTCGCCCAAGGAAGAGAGGCCAGCAAGGAGCTCTTAAATGGCCATCCAGAACTATTTAAGAAAATAGAAGCAGATATTAAAGCAAAAATTGCCCAAGCTATGGATAAGGCTAGTAAAATATAA